ATTGCAAGCGATATGAGTATAAGGATAAGGATTCTGAGCAATAATAATATGATTTGTCTGAGCTTTAATCTTGTCATTGTTCTAAGATGCGAGAGCTTTAAGAATCTTAAAGTGCTAAATTGAATAGTTTCAGTTTTGCGATTTGATACCAGGTGTATTACGATAGGAATAATCCCTGACAACATACCAAAGAGGAAAATCGGATTAAGAAAGAATATTGACATTTATCCCAGTCTTGCTCTTTTAGAAAGATATGAACACAGCGCTGCGTCCAGAGGCACAGATGTATCCGCCCTTACATAGTCTATCATCCCTTCAGAACAATCGCGCTTATACTTATGTGTAAAGCTGTCAATCTCTGCCCAATATTGCTCGCGGATAAGTTTAGGATTCACGGAAAGAGTTTTTTTTGTTTCTATATCTTGAAAAACAGCAGGCTTCTCATAAGGGAATGTTGTCTCATATTTATCAAGAACATGAAAGACAATGACCTCGTGTTTTTTATGCCTGAAATGCTTTAGCCCTTTTATTACTGATTCTGCATCATCAAGCAGATCTGATATCAAAATTATTAACCCTCTTCTCTTTATTGTTTCAGCCAGATCATGGCAGGTTTTGCTAATATTAGTTTTTTGTCCTGATGAGGTTCTATCAAGTGTTTGCAGGATATTTTTTAAGTGACCTCTACTGCATTTAGGTGGTATATAATCTTTTATTTTTTCATCAAACACCACAAGACCTACAGAATCTCTTTGCTTAATCATCAGATAAGCAAGGGATGCAGCAAGAAAACAGCCATATTCATACTTTGAAACATGTCCTGACTTGAAGAACATGGAATTACTTGCATCCAGAAGAATATAAGCTTTAAGATTTGTTTCCTCCTCATATCTCTTTATATATAATTTATCTGTTTTTCCATATACTTTCCAGTCTACATGTTTTAGGTCATCTCCCAGGGAATATTCCTTATGTTCAGAGAATTCTACGCTGAATCCCTGATATGGACTTTTATGCAGGCCGGATATAAATCCTTCAACAACTAATTTTGCAACAAGGTTCAGGTTGGATATCTTTGCAATTACCTTTGGATCGAGAAACCTACGATAGCTTTGCATAATCCTTTTCTGTTGGTTCTGTAATTGTATTGAGCAGCTTCTCTATAATCTTCTCTGAGTCTATTCCTTCAGCTTCTGCATTAAAATTAATAATAATTCTATGTCTGAGCACAGGAGGAGCAACACTTCTCACATCCTCACAAGATACATTATAGTCACCTCGTGTTATTGCTCTTGCTTTTGCGCCGAGTATTAGATACTGAGCAGCTCTTGGCCCTGCCCCCCAGCTGACCCAGTCTTTTATGAATTCAGGAGCAGAAGCATCCTTTGGCCTGGATGCTCTTACAATGTTTGTCGCATATATGACTACATGGTCAGAAACAGGAATGCGCCTTGTGATTCTCTGAAGTGCGAGTATCTTTTCCCCAT
Above is a window of bacterium DNA encoding:
- a CDS encoding DUF58 domain-containing protein, encoding MQSYRRFLDPKVIAKISNLNLVAKLVVEGFISGLHKSPYQGFSVEFSEHKEYSLGDDLKHVDWKVYGKTDKLYIKRYEEETNLKAYILLDASNSMFFKSGHVSKYEYGCFLAASLAYLMIKQRDSVGLVVFDEKIKDYIPPKCSRGHLKNILQTLDRTSSGQKTNISKTCHDLAETIKRRGLIILISDLLDDAESVIKGLKHFRHKKHEVIVFHVLDKYETTFPYEKPAVFQDIETKKTLSVNPKLIREQYWAEIDSFTHKYKRDCSEGMIDYVRADTSVPLDAALCSYLSKRARLG